The sequence GGCAAACCATGCCAAGTTTTGTGATCCAGGATAAATGTGACGGATGCAAGGGCCAGGACAAGACGGCCTGCATGTACATCTGTCCAAACGATTTGATGAAGTTGGACAAGGCCCGCATGAAGGGGTTCAATCAGGAACCCGAGCAATGCTGGGAGTGCTATTCCTGCGTCAAGATCTGC comes from Magnetococcales bacterium and encodes:
- a CDS encoding adenylyl-sulfate reductase subunit beta, encoding MPSFVIQDKCDGCKGQDKTACMYICPNDLMKLDKARMKGFNQEPEQCWECYSCVKIC